Proteins encoded by one window of Branchiostoma floridae strain S238N-H82 chromosome 6, Bfl_VNyyK, whole genome shotgun sequence:
- the LOC118418340 gene encoding nuclear transport factor 2-like: MHHGSNWYCCRHFWPIFGLLEKFSCLQKTSLVVADTETGTMNPQFDSIGKQFVDFYYKAFDANRSELAGLYRPHSMMTFEGVQLQSAEAIMQKLVSLPFQKVQHVVTTVDCQPTTDGGVLVMVVGQLKTDDDPPHGFSQTFVLNNDGSNWFIFSDLFRLVVHSV, translated from the exons ATGCATCATGGGAGTAACTGGTATTGTTGCCGCCATTTTTGGCCCATTTTTGGCCTCCTCGAAAAGTTCAGTTGTTTGCAGAAAACTTCATTAGTTGTAGCGGATACAGAGACCGGGACAATGAACCCGCAATTTGACTCAATCGGCAAACAGTTTGTAGACTTTTACTACAAAGCTTTCGATGCGAATCGCTCGGAACTTGCCGGACTCTAT AGACCTCATTCTATGATGACATTTGAAGGAGTGCAGCTGCAGAGTGCAGAGGCCATCATGCAGAAACTTGTA agtcTACCATTTCAGAAGGTGCAACATGTTGTCACCACAGTTGACTGTCAACCCACAACAGATGGAGGTGTTCTTGTAATGGTCGTAGGACAATTAAAG acGGACGACGATCCACCCCATGGGTTTAGCCAGACGTTTGTCCTGAATAATGACGGCAGTAATTGGTTCATATTCTCAGACCTCTTCAGGCTGGTTGTCCACTCCGTATAG
- the LOC118418345 gene encoding BTB/POZ domain-containing protein KCTD7-like isoform X2 — MADPQGDRKFPAVIPLNVGGHDYTTSLSTLRKYESSMLAAMFSGRYHVIQDEQKRYFIDRDGDLFQYILKFLRDSEVPPPHAAVQVYKEALYYGLHPLIEILKSSPPVRAEYELRESLRNALPKYKEFKEKLVDLAYELAITSHCSEISVHQYREFLVEGLQAQTLSIRRDLTRDESTILIGPLNDYGKESQLEESMLHCVLYDLREEGFNVDFRMRESVCEYWTQKNKNNDIPMYHEFYDTVCCAFTFNWWPTKGVKKK; from the exons ATGGCGGACCCTCAGGGGGATCGCAAG TTCCCTGCAGTGATACCGCTGAATGTCGGGGGGCATGACTACACCACCAGCCTGTCCACCTTGCGTAAGTACGAGAGCTCCATGCTGGCTGCCATGTTTAGCGGGCGCTACCACGTCATCCAAGACGAACAGAAACGCTACTTCATCGACCGTGATGGAGACTTGTTCCAGTATATCTTGAAGTTCCTGCGAGATTCGGAAGTTCCCCCTCCTCACGCGGCAGTGCAGGTGTACAAGGAAGCGTTGTACTACGGTCTCCATCCGCTGATAGAAATTCTCAAGTCATCCCCGCCAGTCAGAGCTGAGTACGAGCTGAGAGAAAGTCTCCGTAATGCCCTACCAAAGTACAAGGAGTTCAAGGAAAAACTAGTTGACCTCGCGTACGAGCTAGCTATTACCTCGCACTGTTCAGAAATATCTGTCCACCAGTACAGAGAGTTCCTTGTGGAAGGACTACAGGCACAGACATTGTCCATTCGCAGGGACCTAACACGGGATGAAAGCACGATCCTCATTGGACCATTGAACGATTACGGGAAGGAGAGCCAGTTGGAAGAGTCAATGCTACACTGTGTTTTATACGACCTTCGAGAGGAGGGCTTCAATGTGGACTTCAGAATGCGAGAGTCGGTGTGCGAGTATTGGACACAGAAGAACAAGAACAACGACATTCCTATGTACCACGAGTTTTACGACACTGTGTGCTGTGCGTTTACCTTCAACTGGTGGCCGACCAAAGGTGTAAAAAAGAAGTAA
- the LOC118418345 gene encoding BTB/POZ domain-containing protein KCTD7-like isoform X1: MDAPGSLRRGLNKAPARPVTQFPAVIPLNVGGHDYTTSLSTLRKYESSMLAAMFSGRYHVIQDEQKRYFIDRDGDLFQYILKFLRDSEVPPPHAAVQVYKEALYYGLHPLIEILKSSPPVRAEYELRESLRNALPKYKEFKEKLVDLAYELAITSHCSEISVHQYREFLVEGLQAQTLSIRRDLTRDESTILIGPLNDYGKESQLEESMLHCVLYDLREEGFNVDFRMRESVCEYWTQKNKNNDIPMYHEFYDTVCCAFTFNWWPTKGVKKK; encoded by the exons ATGGATGCACCTGGGAGCCTCAGGAGAGGCCTTAACAAGGCCCCGGCCAGGCCTGTGACTCAG TTCCCTGCAGTGATACCGCTGAATGTCGGGGGGCATGACTACACCACCAGCCTGTCCACCTTGCGTAAGTACGAGAGCTCCATGCTGGCTGCCATGTTTAGCGGGCGCTACCACGTCATCCAAGACGAACAGAAACGCTACTTCATCGACCGTGATGGAGACTTGTTCCAGTATATCTTGAAGTTCCTGCGAGATTCGGAAGTTCCCCCTCCTCACGCGGCAGTGCAGGTGTACAAGGAAGCGTTGTACTACGGTCTCCATCCGCTGATAGAAATTCTCAAGTCATCCCCGCCAGTCAGAGCTGAGTACGAGCTGAGAGAAAGTCTCCGTAATGCCCTACCAAAGTACAAGGAGTTCAAGGAAAAACTAGTTGACCTCGCGTACGAGCTAGCTATTACCTCGCACTGTTCAGAAATATCTGTCCACCAGTACAGAGAGTTCCTTGTGGAAGGACTACAGGCACAGACATTGTCCATTCGCAGGGACCTAACACGGGATGAAAGCACGATCCTCATTGGACCATTGAACGATTACGGGAAGGAGAGCCAGTTGGAAGAGTCAATGCTACACTGTGTTTTATACGACCTTCGAGAGGAGGGCTTCAATGTGGACTTCAGAATGCGAGAGTCGGTGTGCGAGTATTGGACACAGAAGAACAAGAACAACGACATTCCTATGTACCACGAGTTTTACGACACTGTGTGCTGTGCGTTTACCTTCAACTGGTGGCCGACCAAAGGTGTAAAAAAGAAGTAA
- the LOC118418345 gene encoding BTB/POZ domain-containing protein KCTD7-like isoform X3 — MLAAMFSGRYHVIQDEQKRYFIDRDGDLFQYILKFLRDSEVPPPHAAVQVYKEALYYGLHPLIEILKSSPPVRAEYELRESLRNALPKYKEFKEKLVDLAYELAITSHCSEISVHQYREFLVEGLQAQTLSIRRDLTRDESTILIGPLNDYGKESQLEESMLHCVLYDLREEGFNVDFRMRESVCEYWTQKNKNNDIPMYHEFYDTVCCAFTFNWWPTKGVKKK; from the coding sequence ATGCTGGCTGCCATGTTTAGCGGGCGCTACCACGTCATCCAAGACGAACAGAAACGCTACTTCATCGACCGTGATGGAGACTTGTTCCAGTATATCTTGAAGTTCCTGCGAGATTCGGAAGTTCCCCCTCCTCACGCGGCAGTGCAGGTGTACAAGGAAGCGTTGTACTACGGTCTCCATCCGCTGATAGAAATTCTCAAGTCATCCCCGCCAGTCAGAGCTGAGTACGAGCTGAGAGAAAGTCTCCGTAATGCCCTACCAAAGTACAAGGAGTTCAAGGAAAAACTAGTTGACCTCGCGTACGAGCTAGCTATTACCTCGCACTGTTCAGAAATATCTGTCCACCAGTACAGAGAGTTCCTTGTGGAAGGACTACAGGCACAGACATTGTCCATTCGCAGGGACCTAACACGGGATGAAAGCACGATCCTCATTGGACCATTGAACGATTACGGGAAGGAGAGCCAGTTGGAAGAGTCAATGCTACACTGTGTTTTATACGACCTTCGAGAGGAGGGCTTCAATGTGGACTTCAGAATGCGAGAGTCGGTGTGCGAGTATTGGACACAGAAGAACAAGAACAACGACATTCCTATGTACCACGAGTTTTACGACACTGTGTGCTGTGCGTTTACCTTCAACTGGTGGCCGACCAAAGGTGTAAAAAAGAAGTAA
- the LOC118418344 gene encoding dehydrogenase/reductase SDR family member 1-like: MRQSLSGRVAIVTGASRGIGKGIALQLGEAGATVYITGRTMQPDGRGTSLMECAEEIEKRGGKCIPVQCDHEKDEDIKKLFEKVKQEQNGQLDILVNNAYKAVKVLGDAAGKKFYNLPPEVWDDVNNVGLRNHYICSVFAARIMVPQKKGLIVNISSPGGLNYMINTVYGIGKAACDRMAADCAVELKKDNVAFVSLWPGAVRTENINDMLSAGPPQGEDRDEAMAGGMKIDHDQIKRMFEMGETPEFAGKAVVHLADDPNIMQRSGKVLIAAELGEVYGFKDIDGRQPPNFRRVKDSLSMFGYTRLATWIPSFLKIPFWLLAAATHKF, from the exons ATGAGACAATCGTTGAGCGGCAGGGTTGCCATAGTTACGGGTGCATCCCGTGGCATCGGAAAGGGCATAGCTCTTCAACTGGGAGAGGCTGGAGCAACGGTTTACATCACAG GTCGTACCATGCAGCCTGATGGAAGGGGGACATCACTGATGGAGTGTGCTGAGGAG ATTGAGAAGCGGGGAGGGAAGTGCATCCCTGTACAGTGTGACCACGAGAAAGATGAAGACATCAAGAAGTTGTTTGAGAAGGTGAAACAGGAGCAGAATGGACAGCTGGACATCCTGGTCAACAACGCCTACAAGGCTGTGAAG GTTCTTGGAGATGCTGCTGGTAAGAAGTTCTACAATCTTCCCCCAGAAGTGTGGGATGATGTCAACAATGTGGGACTGAG GAACCACTACATCTGTTCTGTGTTCGCTGCACGGATCATGGTACCACAGAAGAAGGGTCTCATTGTCAACATCTCCTCTCCGGGGGGGCTGAACTACATGATCAACACAGTCTATGGTATCGGCAAAGCTGCA TGTGACCGCATGGCAGCCGACTGCGCTGTTGAGCTGAAAAAGGACAACGTGGCGTTTGTGTCCCTGTGGCCTGGAGCAGTCAGGACTGAAAACATCAATGACATGCTCAGTGCTGGACCTCCACAGGGTGAGGATAGGGATGAAGCAATGGCAGGG GGAATGAAGATTGATCACGATCAA ATTAAGAGGATGTTCGAGATGGGAGAGACCCCAGAGTTTGCCGGAAAGGCTGTTGTCCATCTTGCTGATG ACCCAAACATCATGCAGAGGTCTGGGAAGGTCCTGATAGCTGCAGAGTTGGGAGAGGTGTACGGCTTCAAGGACATTGATG ggaGGCAACCACCAAACTTTCGGCGCGTCAAGGATTCGCTATCCATGTTCGGGTACACGCGCCTGGCCACTTGGATCCCATCCTTTCTCAAGATTCCGTTCTGGCTCCTCGCTGCCGCCACCCATAAGTTTTAG